tatggTCTGTTAAACCACCTAATTTACTTTATCGCATTTTATTTACATGGTTGGCTCTGCCCCATAGATTTATTTGCTTGCACTCTAACTGTATCTTCTGCAGGTTTAGTTATTTAACTTGTTACTTGTTTCTTGTCCttacatttatatattttttccttaATCTTTTTGGGGCTTCGCTTCCGGTccccttggtatcagagccatggggGGAAGTAAAGATTATTATTCTTGTTTTTAACTTGCTTTTATGTGGTATTGATAGACCCAAAGGTCTCTAAGAAGATCCGAAATTCAAATTGATCTTCTTAAGATATATATAGAGGATAAAATAGGCACTTAAAAGGGCCaactaaaaaaaatgaagaatgtCTATTGTTTAAAGTTGTAACATCCGAGACTTGTGAACAGACCGGCTTAGAACAGAGGAATCCAGATGAAGAgggaatttgagttttaaaaCAAAGTTAAAGAATGTAAATGATTTTCACCTTTTTAATTTGATGAAATAAACATGTGGTGCAATTCATCACGGTAAAAATAAACATGCGCTCATTATAATATAGTGTACTCCTGCTTATGATATCCTTGAATACGTATTTCCATCCGTGAATCAAACAGCCGCATCGATGTAGGACAAGAGGATATCAATAACTGCAATATTCAGACAAGTCTCAATTTTTCCTCTAATGTTACACATGAATACGCAGATAAGCTGATAACGTTATGGGGCTATTTAAAAGTTCCGTACTTCACTCATAAAGAATTCACTAATTCTATATTTTCTGCATATCTTGCTCATTCAAGAAGTCATGAATCATTGAACTTACCCGTACGATTCAGTAATACTTTGGGAATACACATGATTTATTCTtcagaaaaaagaaaatttatgCCTAATTTGGGCAGTAAAGTTATAAGGTAAGATAGCATaaattaaagcaaaaaaaaaaaaagtaacagtaaattcataaaattattttttgtcactGAATCGATGATCTGCCTTCGATGGCATTCCAGGCATAAATCTTTCCTTGTTCATGGAAATTAATCATACACAAGAAGAAAACTTTCATCTTTTACTGTGTTCAAGAAACCATGCAACGTTAGAGGATCTTATACTATACAATTTCAGAGGCAACGACAAATTATATATAGTTTTCAATTGTGCAGTCAACAATTCAAGAAACGCCCACAGTTTTCCCAAGCAACCAGAGCATCAGTGTCAGCTCTATCCCAAAAATGGTGTGAAGAGAACTTCTGTCTAGCATGAAGCCGTAAATCGTCACTCCTGCTCTATTGTTCTCAAAATATGTCACTGCAAGAAGATGCACCAAAATAAGTCCGTTCGAACCAATTATGCATTAATACATGAGTTTTAACTTCTGTGCACCGATAGCTAGTATAAGGTTTTCTTTTACGTTACCATATTAATTGAAGAATCACAGGTAACTGTTTCATAGTACGCCTAATGTAATAATATAGGGATATTGCACATTTTTGAAGGAAGAATAAGGAAACTAAATGAAGTGATCAGCATACCTAGAGCTTGTCTTTTCTGGAACGAAATTGTACTATAGGCATACGATGGGACGAATTTCGTATTATCcaattcatcttcttcatctccaACATCCTCTGCATCAGATGATCCATTAGAACTCGGATGAAAATCTTGGTTGTAGGCTACTTGAGTTGCTGGAGAATTCTCAACCTTAGCCCAATCATACGAGTCTATGGTCGCACACACGTGCCACTTTGCAGCAAGGCTCGTCACAGCTTGTGCCTTGTGTGTAATTCTGGTTGCGCTTCGCAATAGTATCATCAGCCCAGCAAGAAGGCTGACAGAACACAGCTGCATATGAAGACCAAAATATTTAGTTCCACAAATGGACAAAGGCGATCATATTCAGAATCTAGTGTCAGTGAGTCCAAAATAAACGTGATCTTattgtatgtatatattttcaATCTTTTCTTCACATATACACATAGTTCGAAAACATGAAATATTAACATTTTATTTACTGCATGACATCTGCAAAAGGTAGATTTTCTCGAGCCATTTCTGAGGGAAATAGGAAGCGATAACAAATAAGAACGCCAAAATGAGATTATGAGAATCCATACCGCAAGTTCACCACTTTTATAGATATGAAGATCTGCATTTGGGCGCGTAGTCATGAGAAGAGAGGCAAATAGACTTGCTGTGATGAATATCAATGCCCACAAGATGAACACGCGGTACCTATGGCTAATAATTCTCAAGTGCCTCCTGATTCTAAGGTGCTCCCTCAACACGGATTCAACATCAGAATCCACATGGAAGAGTACCTGAGCAAAATCTTGTAGTCGGAGAATCTGAAGATAACAGATCAAGCGGAAAAGAACACACACTAGGAAGAACACCACAGTCCTGTAAAGCCAGGAGGTGAGCTCCAGAATGCACGCGACGATATTACTCATAACGACATTGCCCAAGAAGGGGAATCGAGTTCCACCTGAGCTGTACCACCAAATCTTGTATGTGATTTCAGCAGCAAAACATGGCATGACAAAAATGAATAGGATTTTCATTGATCTCTGCATGTTAAGAAGAGAATATAAGTGCATCATATTTGCTCAATGTACAAGAAGTAATTGCTACAAATGAGCCAACAAGAATGAACATATCACATTAGT
Above is a window of Nicotiana tabacum cultivar K326 chromosome 8, ASM71507v2, whole genome shotgun sequence DNA encoding:
- the LOC107813774 gene encoding uncharacterized protein LOC107813774, which produces MEDEDKELLNKKVLVRSGSHMYDELRSFRTWFKWMCVDQSDTWSACLSWFVFIWLAVVVPWLSHYLLACTDCVSDHSRPYDSVVQLSLSSVAALSFICLSRFNKKYGLRRFLFLDKLCGESETVRNCYTQQLNRSMKILFIFVMPCFAAEITYKIWWYSSGGTRFPFLGNVVMSNIVACILELTSWLYRTVVFFLVCVLFRLICYLQILRLQDFAQVLFHVDSDVESVLREHLRIRRHLRIISHRYRVFILWALIFITASLFASLLMTTRPNADLHIYKSGELALCSVSLLAGLMILLRSATRITHKAQAVTSLAAKWHVCATIDSYDWAKVENSPATQVAYNQDFHPSSNGSSDAEDVGDEEDELDNTKFVPSYAYSTISFQKRQALVTYFENNRAGVTIYGFMLDRSSLHTIFGIELTLMLWLLGKTVGVS